The Populus trichocarpa isolate Nisqually-1 chromosome 2, P.trichocarpa_v4.1, whole genome shotgun sequence genome has a window encoding:
- the LOC7472695 gene encoding uncharacterized protein LOC7472695, translating into MKEMLGFGGRYYWGRREMEREGIVVVFAWMSSQERHVKSYVDLYGSLGWNSLVCHSQFLNMFFPEKAETLAFDILNELLEELKIRPYPIVFVPFSDGPKACLYKVLQIIEGKCEVQLNPDDCQLVRDCISGHIYDSSPVDFTSDLGRRFVVHPSVLKMSRPPRILSWMANGISSSLDALFLNRFESQRAEYWQTLYSSVSMGGPYLILCSENDDLAPYQVICNFAQRLKELGGDVKLVKMNGSPHVGHYRLYPVDYKASVTELLCKAAAIFSQRIQRLEGEKMGFEGTHDQISEPISDLRKATVNPQHSFRGVTFAPSDHFFMPSSVEYYEGRDVESLQDEHKESLVQLRSPPTINPHGVLSQILFDVCVPKNVEGWDLRSSASLNRHPLNPSRRHAPFNPMKCIRRSRL; encoded by the exons ATGAAGGAAATGTTGGGATTTGGAGGTAGATATTATTGGGGGAGAAGGGAAATGGAAAGAGAAGGGATAGTGGTGGTTTTTGCTTGGATGTCTAGTCAAGAAAGACATGTGAAAAGCTATGTTGACCTTTATGGGTCTCTTGGTTGGAATTCCCTTGTCTGTCACTCTCAATTTCTCAATAT GTTCTTTCCTGAGAAGGCTGAAACTTTAGCATTTGACATCCTCAATGAACTTCTTGAG GAGCTAAAGATAAGGCCATACCCTATAGTCTTTGTGCCCTTTTCTGATGGTCCCAAAGCTTGCTTGTACAAGGTTCTCCAG ATCATTGAGGGAAAGTGTGAAGTGCAACTGAATCCG GATGACTGTCAGCTGGTCAGAGACTGTATTTCAGGCCATATATATGATTCTAGTCCAGTGGATTTTACGAGTGATCTGGGGAGACGATTTGTTGTTCACCCATCTGTTCTTAAAATGTCTCGTCCGCCAAGAATACTATCCTGGATGGCAAATGGAATTAGTAGCAGTCTTGATGCTCTCTTCCTGAACAGATTTGAATCACAGCGTGCTGAGTATTGGCAGACTCTGTACTCCTCTGTT AGCATGGGAGGGCCATATCTAATTTTGTGCTCAGAGAATGATGATCTTGCTCCGTATCAAGTCATTTGCAATTTTGCTCAAAGACTAAAAGAACTGGGTGGTGATGTAAAGCTTGTGAAAATGAATGGCTCACCTCATGTAG GTCATTATCGACTTTATCCTGTTGACTACAAGGCTTCTGTCACTGAGCTCCTCTGTAAGGCAGCTGCAATTTTTTCCCAGAGAATTCAACGACTTGAAGGAGAAAAGATGGGTTTCGAAGGGACACATGATCAGATCTCTGAGCCAATTAGTGACCTGAGGAAAGCAACTGTTAATCCACAACATAGTTTTCGTGGAGTTACTTTTGCACCAAGTGATCATTTCTTTATGCCAAGCTCAGTTGAGTATTACGAGGGTAGAGATGTTGAGTCCTTGCAAGATGAACACAAGGAAAGTTTGGTTCAGTTGCGAAGCCCTCCAACTATCAATCCACATGGAGTTCTTAGTCAAATCCTTTTCGATGTGTGTGTTCCCAAGAATGTTGAAGGTTGGGATTTAAGGTCATCAGCTTCCTTGAACAGACACCCACTTAATCCCTCGCGAAGGCATGCTCCATTTAATCCAATGAAATGTATACGCCGTTCAAGACTGTAA